A genomic segment from Malus domestica chromosome 05, GDT2T_hap1 encodes:
- the LOC103416302 gene encoding pathogen-related protein-like codes for MASSGVEGDKYRSYLTGEGEKNTQWKFGPPTYDVVNKLFEEGRTKIWPPRSLEEEVQNLVKTWEMELFHKSNLDDIKSIDPNKYTFSLNGRKGINIEEIGKLGGGYNPLLQTSLPEKLRGYNPDEETAESSHKAFTTTFPRGFALEVLQVYSGPPEIIYKFRHWGYMEGPFKGHAPTGEMVEVFGMAIFTVDEHNKIVKVEFFYDPGQLLGGLLKGAKLGTSSEETASSCPVLRSTG; via the exons ATGGCATCTTCAGGTGTTGAGGGAGACAAGTACCGTTCGTATTTGactggagaaggagaaaagaacaCCCAATGGAAGTTTGGTCCCCCTACCTATGATGTTGTTAACAAGCTCTTTGAGGAAGGCAGAAccaag ATATGGCCACCCAGGTCACTAGAAGAAGAGGTGCAGAACCTTGTAAAAACATGGGAAATGGAGCTTTTCCATAAGTCCAACCTTGATGATATCAAATCAATTGATCCCAACAAGTACACTTTCAGTCTAAATG GAAGGAAAGGCATAAATATTGAAGAAATAGGGAAACTTGGAGGAGGATATAACCCTTTGCTTCAGACCTCACTGCCTGAGAAACTCAGGGGATATAATCCAGATGAGGAAACAGCAGAATCATCCCACAAGGCTTTCACAACAACATTCCCTCGTGGGTTTGCGTTGGAGGTCCTCCAAGTTTATTCAGGGCCACCAGAGATTATCTACAAATTCAGGCACTGGGGTTATATGGAGGGCCCTTTCAAGGGCCATGCTCCCACTGGAGAAATGGTTGAAGTCTTCGGAATGGCCATTTTTACG GTGGACGAGCACAACAAAATTGTTAAGGTGGAGTTTTTCTATGACCCTGGACAACTTCTTGGAGGTCTTTTGAAGGGTGCGAAATTGGGTACTTCTTCCGAAGAGACAGCTTCAAGCTGCCCGGTCCTGAGGAGCACAGGGTAG